The Halioglobus maricola genome segment AGCCGCACCCGTGCGTTGGTCACATTGCTGCATGGCAACGAACCATCGGGCACGATCGCACTTTACCGCTGGCTTCGTAGTGGTCGCACTCCGGCGATCAATATCGTCTGCATCGTCGCATCAGTGGGTGCCGCACAGGAAAGCCCGCGCTTTAGTCATCGCATGTTGCCGCGCGCGCGCGACCTCAATCGGTGCTTTCGCCCACCGTTTGAAGACGCCCAGGGAGAACTTGCTGAGGAGATTCTCGAGATTCTGCGCGTGCACTCACCAGAGGCTGTTGTCGACATGCACAACACCTCGGGCTCCGGCCCCGCGTTTGGTGTGTGCACACATATGGATTCGCAGCACGACGCGCTTGTCTCTCTCTTCACCCAGCGCCTGATAGTGTCCAACCTCGGACTCGGTGCATTGATGGAGCTGAGTGAGGAATCCTGTCCCACCGTCACGGTAGAGGTAGGCGGACGGCTTGATGACGAGGCTCATGAGTTGGCCTATGAGGGGCTGTGCCGCTATTTCGAGGCGGAAACGGTGCTCAGCCCCGAGGTGACCGATTGGGGCCTGGAGCTACTGTGTGACCCGATCAGGTTGGAGCTGCGCGAAAACGTGACTCTCACCTATGCAGAAGAGCCCTGCGACAACTATGACATCACCCTGCGGCCTGATATCGAGCACCATAACTTCGGTGGCGTGACCAGTGATACCGTATTGGGTTGGGCCCGATTGCCAGAAAGGCAGTTGTTCTCGGCACAGGATGCAGGGGGGCGTTGCGCGGTCACAAGTCTGGTGCGAGTAGCGGAAGGCAAGATTTTTCCGGCACAGGCGCTCAAGTTATTTATGATTACCAATAATGCCGCCATCGCGCACTCGGATTGTCTCTTTTATGCAGTACTGGACGATGGTTCGACGATCTGCGCCTAGCCCCGTTTGTTAAATATTCACATTTCCCTTCGGCTTTTATGTCACAAACCACATGTTATTGTGGTGTTGCACATTATCAGGTACTAGTCGGTTTGACGCGGTGTCGGATGTTGTCAGCTGAGACCGAACAAGAACTAAAAAAAGAAACGTTTAGGGAGGCTCCACCATGCATTTCAAGAATGCACCTTTGTACGCAGCTGTCGCTGCTGCCGTCGTCACAATGACCCAACCCACCCTGGCCATTGCCCAGGATGAACAAGCCCAACTTGAAGAGGTAGTGGTAACAGGTACTCGTAACCTGAAGCCCCGTACCGTTTCAGATTCTCCGGTACCCGTGGATGTTCTCAATAGCGAGGAGTTCAATAGCCTCGGTAATACCGCAGACATCACCGATAACCTGAAGTCCTTGATCCCTTCATATACGGCTACTCCCGCTACCGGTGACGGTAGTGCCTTTATACGACCGACCTCTCTGCGGGGCATGGCGCCAGACCAGACTCTGGTGTTGGTCAATGGCAAGCGGCGCCACCGCGCAGCCCTTGTACAGTTTTTCGCCCCGGCCGCCGGTGATGGCGCCCACGGTGTTGATATTGGCATGATTCCCAGTATTGGCCTGAAAAGCGTTGAAGTTTTGCGCGACGGTGCCGCCGCCCAATACGGTTCCGACGCGATTGCCGGCGTGATGAA includes the following:
- a CDS encoding M14 family metallopeptidase; this translates as MRRFKFVRNPEASELGNNVEEFLDWLGGPTCLLLEGADPSRTRALVTLLHGNEPSGTIALYRWLRSGRTPAINIVCIVASVGAAQESPRFSHRMLPRARDLNRCFRPPFEDAQGELAEEILEILRVHSPEAVVDMHNTSGSGPAFGVCTHMDSQHDALVSLFTQRLIVSNLGLGALMELSEESCPTVTVEVGGRLDDEAHELAYEGLCRYFEAETVLSPEVTDWGLELLCDPIRLELRENVTLTYAEEPCDNYDITLRPDIEHHNFGGVTSDTVLGWARLPERQLFSAQDAGGRCAVTSLVRVAEGKIFPAQALKLFMITNNAAIAHSDCLFYAVLDDGSTICA